A region from the Arachis ipaensis cultivar K30076 chromosome B01, Araip1.1, whole genome shotgun sequence genome encodes:
- the LOC107606324 gene encoding uncharacterized protein LOC107606324 has translation MDQYEVNPDDGDDADDEPPKISDDGDGEEEMNYYGETQIALTEPQGGSEEDPSNEFEVGQHFQNKEEVMLAIKMYNIMRAAEYKIFGPGCSWSILISYRQKQEKWEVRRYTGPHICMQTSIGQDHRRLTLKVIAQHIFTMVKADPTISIRVLQGGLENHFSYKVSYRKVCLAKQKVIARTYGTWVQLVTQPWPSSTDTIMFYRVFWTFPLCVEAFKHCKPHISIDGTHLYGKYGGKLLMAIAQDGNANILLIAFTVVEGEMKEAWSFCRICGNM, from the exons ATGGATCAGTATGAAGTTAACCCCGATGACGGAGACGATGCTGATGATGAACCACCCAAAATTTCTGATGATGGCGACGGGGAAGAAGAGATGAACTACTACGGTGAGACACAAATCGCTTTGACAGAGCCT CAAGGAGGCTCTGAAGAGGATCCAAGCAATGAGTTTGAGGTTGGACAACACTTTCAGAACAAGGAAGAAGTCATGTTGGCAATTAAGATGTACAACATCATGAGGGCTGCAGAGTATAAAATA TTTGGGCCTGGTTGTTCTTGGAGCATACTTATATCATATCGTCAGAAGCAAGAAAAGTGGGAGGTTAGGAGATACACTGGTCCTCATATTTGCATGCAAACATCAATAGGTCAAGACCATCGTAGGTTGACTTTGAAGGTGATTGCTCAACACATTTTCACAATGGTCAAAGCGGATCCAACAATCAGCATCAGGGTGCTGCAAGGAGGTCTAGAGAATCACTTCAGTTACAAGGTGTCCTACAGAAAGGTTTGCCTTGCAAAACAGAAAGTCATTGCTAGAACATATG GTACTTGGGTGCAACTTGTGACACAGCCTTGGCCTAGTTCAACCGACACAATCATGTTTTATCGGGTTTTTTGGACGTTTCCACTGTGTGTTGAAgctttcaagcattgcaagccacATATTTCTATTGATGGTACCCATTTATATGGTAAATACGGTGGGAAGTTGTTGATGGCCATTGCTCAAGATGGCAATGCAAACATTTTACTTATTGCATTTACCGTTGTTGAGGGTGAGATGAAGGAGGCATGGTCGTTCTGTCGTATCTGTGGCAACATGTGA